From the Gadus chalcogrammus isolate NIFS_2021 chromosome 15, NIFS_Gcha_1.0, whole genome shotgun sequence genome, one window contains:
- the asrgl1 gene encoding isoaspartyl peptidase/L-asparaginase isoform X1: protein MDQSKRRRGRREGEGRKSYRPSLGKERSKRLSLCLIGMLPVLVVHGGAGQIPKERVEMASAGVRAAARAGYAVLQGGRSSMDAVVEAVTNLENNPSFNAGYGSVLNVKGEVEMDAIVMDGRTLASGAVSAVRNIANPIQLARLVMEQTSHLCLTAGGAGQFARAMGMPEVPGDSLITEYARMRWKKNLAPNANPVESQMGKMGTVGAVAVDEDGNIACATSTGGMLNKMEGRVGDTACIGCGGYADNRAGAVSPTGHGEAIMKVTLARLILFHMAQGMSPEEASDLGLATMKERVEGLGGVVTVDPQGRWAARFTTTQMAWAAAQGGTLHFGVFSGEDVTQDIGDPN from the exons ATGGACCAATCAAAAAGAAGACGAGGAAgacgagaaggagaaggaaggaagtCTTATAGACCAAGCCTCGGGAAAGAAAGAAGCAAAAG ACTTTCCCTCTGTTTGATTGGCATGTTGCCTGTGCTGGTCGTCCACGGTGGGGCAGGACAGATCCCCAAAGAGCGGGTAGAGATGGCTTCTGCAGGGGTGCGAGCCGCGGCCCGGGCTGGCTACGCTGTGCTGCAGGGGGGGCGGAGCAGCATGGACGCAGTGGTGGAGGCCGTCACCAATTTAGAAAACAACCCCAGCTTTAACGCAG GCTATGGCTCAGTGCTGAATGTTAAAGGAGAGGTAGAGATGGACGCCATTGTGATGGATGGACGTACGCTGGCCAGCGGTGCCGTTTCTGCTGTTCGAAACATAGCCAACCCTATTCAGCTGGCCCGGCTGGTCATGGAGCAG ACCAGCCACCTATGCCTGACAGCGGGGGGTGCCGGACAGTTTGCCCGGGCCATGGGGATGCCGGAGGTCCCGGGAGACTCCCTGATCACTGAGTACGCCCGCATGCGCTGGAAGAAGAACCTGGCCCCCAACGCCAACCCTGTTGAGAGTCAGAT gggaaAGATGGGTACGGTGGGAGCAGTAGCAGTGGATGAAGACGGGAACATCGCCTGTGCCACGTCCACGGGCGGCATGCTCAACAAGATGGAGGGCCGAGTGGGAGACACGGCCTGCATAG gatgtGGGGGCTATGCTGATAACAGAGCAGGAGCAGTATCTCCTACAGGCCATGGAGAAGCCATCATGAAAGTGACGCTGGCTAGACTCATCCTGTTCCACATGGcgcaag GCATGTCCCCAGAGGAGGCCAGCGACCTGGGCCTGGCCACCATGAAGGAACGAGTGGAGGGGCTGGGCGGCGTGGTGACGGTAGACCCCCAGGGCCGATGGGCCGCCCGCTTCACCACCACCCAGATGGCGTGGGCCGCGGCACAGGGGGGCACCCTGCACTTCGGCGTGTTCTCCGGAGAGGACGTTACCCAGGACATCGGCGACCCCAACTGA
- the asrgl1 gene encoding isoaspartyl peptidase/L-asparaginase isoform X2 produces MLPVLVVHGGAGQIPKERVEMASAGVRAAARAGYAVLQGGRSSMDAVVEAVTNLENNPSFNAGYGSVLNVKGEVEMDAIVMDGRTLASGAVSAVRNIANPIQLARLVMEQTSHLCLTAGGAGQFARAMGMPEVPGDSLITEYARMRWKKNLAPNANPVESQMGKMGTVGAVAVDEDGNIACATSTGGMLNKMEGRVGDTACIGCGGYADNRAGAVSPTGHGEAIMKVTLARLILFHMAQGMSPEEASDLGLATMKERVEGLGGVVTVDPQGRWAARFTTTQMAWAAAQGGTLHFGVFSGEDVTQDIGDPN; encoded by the exons ATGTTGCCTGTGCTGGTCGTCCACGGTGGGGCAGGACAGATCCCCAAAGAGCGGGTAGAGATGGCTTCTGCAGGGGTGCGAGCCGCGGCCCGGGCTGGCTACGCTGTGCTGCAGGGGGGGCGGAGCAGCATGGACGCAGTGGTGGAGGCCGTCACCAATTTAGAAAACAACCCCAGCTTTAACGCAG GCTATGGCTCAGTGCTGAATGTTAAAGGAGAGGTAGAGATGGACGCCATTGTGATGGATGGACGTACGCTGGCCAGCGGTGCCGTTTCTGCTGTTCGAAACATAGCCAACCCTATTCAGCTGGCCCGGCTGGTCATGGAGCAG ACCAGCCACCTATGCCTGACAGCGGGGGGTGCCGGACAGTTTGCCCGGGCCATGGGGATGCCGGAGGTCCCGGGAGACTCCCTGATCACTGAGTACGCCCGCATGCGCTGGAAGAAGAACCTGGCCCCCAACGCCAACCCTGTTGAGAGTCAGAT gggaaAGATGGGTACGGTGGGAGCAGTAGCAGTGGATGAAGACGGGAACATCGCCTGTGCCACGTCCACGGGCGGCATGCTCAACAAGATGGAGGGCCGAGTGGGAGACACGGCCTGCATAG gatgtGGGGGCTATGCTGATAACAGAGCAGGAGCAGTATCTCCTACAGGCCATGGAGAAGCCATCATGAAAGTGACGCTGGCTAGACTCATCCTGTTCCACATGGcgcaag GCATGTCCCCAGAGGAGGCCAGCGACCTGGGCCTGGCCACCATGAAGGAACGAGTGGAGGGGCTGGGCGGCGTGGTGACGGTAGACCCCCAGGGCCGATGGGCCGCCCGCTTCACCACCACCCAGATGGCGTGGGCCGCGGCACAGGGGGGCACCCTGCACTTCGGCGTGTTCTCCGGAGAGGACGTTACCCAGGACATCGGCGACCCCAACTGA
- the LOC130405032 gene encoding opioid growth factor receptor-like protein 1: MGNRMGSWRYKEPSTVEECDSTWGSDSESDDPPVEAAEGSGISGSVGPAEMGRCSVDPGDMSLQLSESPQSAPKMKRSFYAARDLYKYRHSYPSRQPSEFRNLRFYLNKIPLIPDGIYIEEILTKWRGDYDKLEHNHNYIQWLFPLREQGLNFYAQELTQDEIKEFQTTREAKRRFLAAYALMLEFYGVRLLDKSGSVARGPNWQDRFQHLNESQHNYLRITRILKSLGELGYEALKGPLVRLMLEESLLHATLPNMQHSALEYYVYTIRRPATRRQLLRFARQHYRPAHAFLWGPQPKRRGGAAGGGGGGGGDDDDDDDGGAGNSGIRAPAPTPEHRRGAGDAGADCMPPFSRPPSLLAGLEVYSADRVDADHGLLKANMPQSSLKHSQEVKTHQKPPVLNVDQPHR, from the exons CGACTCGACGTGGGGGTCGGACTCGGAGAGCGACGACCCGCCGGTGGAGGCTGCAGAAGGCAGCGGCATCTCCGGGTCTGTCGGTCCGGCCGAGATGGGTCGATGCTCGGTCGACCCCGGCGACATGTCCCTGCAG ctgtcAGAATCTCCACAGTCCGCCCCGAAAATGAAGAGGAGCTTCTACGCTGCCAGAGATCTATACAAGTACCGACACAGCTACccg TCCAGGCAGCCGAGTGAATTCCGCAACCTGCGCTTTTACCTGAACAAGATCCCTCTGATTCCAGATG GCATCTACATAGAGGAGATTCTCACAAAGTGGAGAGGAGACTACGATAAACTGGAGCACAACCACAATTACATCCAGTG gctTTTCCCGTTAAGGGAACAAGGGCTTAACTTCTACGCACAAGAACTGACTCAGGACGAGATCAAA GAATTCCAAACTACTCGAGAAGCCAAGCGGCGTTTCTTAGCGGCCTACGCGCTGATGCTGGAATTCTACGGCGTGCGGTTACTGGATAAGAGCGGCAGCGTTGCCCGCGGTCCCAACTGGCAGGACCGTTTCCAGCACCTCAACGA GTCGCAGCACAACTATCTCCGCATCACGCGCATCCTCAAGTCCCTGGGCGAGCTGGGCTACGAGGCCCTCAAGGGCCCGCTGGTGCGGCTGATGCTGGAGGAGTCGCTGCTCCACGCCACCCTGCCCAACATGCAGCACAGCGCGCTGGAATACTACGTCTACACCATCCGCCGGCCGGCCACGCGCCGACAGCTCCTCCGCTTCGCCCGGCAGCACTACCGGCCCGCCCACGCCTTCCTGTGGGGGCCGCAGCCCAAGAGGCgcgggggggcagcagggggcggagggggagggggtggagacgacgacgacgacgatgacgGAGGCGCCGGGAACAGCGGGATTCGGGCGCCCGCCCCGACGCCGGAGCACCGCAGAGGGGCCGGGGACGCGGGCGCCGACTGTATGCCGCCGTTTTCCCGCcctcccagcctgctggccGGCCTCGagg TGTATTCTGCCGACAGGGTTGACGCTGACCATGGACTCTTAAAGGCCAACATGCCCCAGAGCAGCCTGAAACACAGCCAAGAGGTTAAGACTCACCAGAAACCTCCCGTTCTCAATGTGGACCAGCCACACAGGTGA